The Watersipora subatra chromosome 1, tzWatSuba1.1, whole genome shotgun sequence genome has a window encoding:
- the LOC137385864 gene encoding uncharacterized protein — translation MIDFLDKFTQAVENATHVIDIPAVDAFVHNLDLKVKDIGNLYNKIIETNENEKNPTHEQLLNEFQADVKSFKTQIQEQCQEESEILAEEKALEDAKRRMEEEMRAYTVKRQNLLRRMESSSVRVNRLSSPSIRATASSTPNTDRYESSSAPSAIDSINLREPQVGIGTRHILKAFTDNLAESFNAKMNSLTASVSKPNRKSVEPSIFSGDTLEFADWEVDMDAFVFEEGLTDREALRYLKKFVAGEAKKAIIGLLTYSSDNSYQEAREKLRDRYSMEGGIARILLKKLENWPNIRSGDGKKMREFGDFLDQVRRSMSSTEGLQILNTELYNERICQKLPDSAKFSWTQRVCRAKRMRTGNLSFSDFTEFVLEQADCYMSNIMASQSKDQKHDQPKSKGRYEERTNRRAASYQTERTRREPFCYFCNGNDKGHYTRDCRKLAEKSLKERKDFVHKKELCFSCLNGKHRSSICNRKQTCSNCHRMHPTMLHDPDWKPTEKSDSQRNSSQQPTTSNQGKEQTKTKTWNSTGVYGQSSFSMMVPVYVSAGNNEKLVYALLDTLSDITFIDKQTAMEIGASGIPDTLNLETMNAISRSSSLRYEKLQIRGYLTDEISTIDAVERPEIKCHSDKIPTDEKCRKIPHLRSLARHLPPKLDIPIGLMIGKDSPEIITPLLTKRGEAGETSACKTMFGWTLCGGKLKTKLATSFKTDATLFPIVEQDFEDPGGKPLSQQDMQFLKILDEGIHQDPDGSYVMPLPFKSSSTPILPNNRHQAEQRLGLLKNKLLKDSAYEADYRKFMNTLFEKGFAEEVPVSEMVREDDNIEISKSAAEFLKDNFYVDDGIFSVDDIRTAKDLVNSAREICSKGNLRLHKYVSNEPAALADLPESEKETEAISFNSIMPTQRTLGVSWCLQSDQLCFTSNIDARPLSRRGIVSTVAQVYDPIGLVSPFTLMGKNVLQDPKDFGTIKRAELHHFADASEDGYGACSYIRLIDTTDRIHCALVLSKARVAPLNRTTIPRMELQGAVLATKLQGKLHEKLRMPIDGVFFWTDSMIVLGYIRNETSRFSPFVANRATQIRHRTKPAQWNHVPGIVNPADMASRGATIHQLTNSHWFSGPDFLWKENLDDILLNQPTRFNVPASDPELRKTIRVDMNQVTHPIKVENFSKWDNLIRATAQLRAVAKRAKDKLKPIWKLEKMSREHSQDAEALLIRLDQQKYFHSEILDIQAHGRIDTAGLRTAMYEICSIINGKPLTCSNLNNPDEGIITPHHLITMKPVSVPTHQEIGEVPDGEVYGKNMFEKTQRFADEFWRHWQDYLTKVETRQKWRNPCQNLKVGDVVAVVDENTWRSQWKVGAVDSVNTGRDGLVRSATVRISNPEQITRSGKRKGEPNMLYRPIQKLLLLVSINSKY, via the exons ATGATAGATTTCCTAGACAAGTTCACACAAGCTGTTGAAAATGCCACCCATGTCATTGATATACCTGCTGTTGATGCCTTTGTTCACAACCTTGATTTGAAAGTCAAAGATATAggcaatttatataataaaattattgaaacaaATGAAAATGAGAAGAACCCCACCCATGAACAACTCTTAAATGAATTTCAAGCGGATGTCAAGTCATTCAAAACCCAGATCCAGGAACAGTGCCAAGAAGAGAGTGAAATCCTAGCTGAAGAGAAGGCACTCGAAGATGCTAAAAGGAGAATGGAAGAAGAAATGCGAGCTTACACAGTGAAAAGACAAAATCTCCTGAGAAGGATGGAATCATCATCAGTAAGGGTAAATCGTTTGAGCAGTCCAAGTATCAGGGCTACAGCATCTTCAACTCCAAACACAGACAGATACGAATCGTCCTCAGCACCAAGTGCAATCGATAGCATCAACCTGAGG GAACCGCAAGTTGGAATTGGCACCCGCCACATCCTCAAAGCCTTCACCGACAACCTAGCAGAATCGTTCAATGCCAAAATGAACTCATTGACAGCTAGTGTGTCGAAGCCAAACAGGAAGTCCGTTGAACCGAGCATCTTTTCTGGCGATACCCTCGAATTTGCAGATTGGGAGGTAGATATGGATGCCTTCGTTTTCGAGGAAGGACTAACAGACAGGGAGGCCCTGCGATACCTGAAGAAATTTGTTGCAGGCGAAGCAAAAAAGGCCATAATCGGTTTATTGACATACAGTAGCGATAACTCCTATCAGGAAGCTCGTGAAAAACTGCGAGATCGATACAGTATGGAAGGCGGCATCGCAAGGATACTGTTGAAGAAGCTGGAAAACTGGCCAAACATACGCTCCGGAGACGGAAAGAAGATGAGAGAGTTCGGCGACTTCTTGGATCAAGTCAGAAGAAGCATGAGCTCCACAGAAGGCCTACAGATCCTCAACACTGAGCTATACAACGAACGCATTTGCCAAAAGCTACCCGATAGTGCCAAGTTCTCTTGGACGCAGAGAGTATGTAGAGCTAAGCGAATGAGGACAGGAAATTTGTCATTTTCTGATTTCACAGAGTTTGTTCTCGAGCAAGCGGACTGCTACATGAGCAACATCATGGCATCACAGAGTAAGGATCAAAAGCATGATCAGCCTAAAAGTAAGGGCAGATATGAAGAGAGGACAAACAGAAGGGCTGCATCATACCAAACTGAACGAACAAGAAGAGAACCATTTTGCTACTTCTGCAACGGCAACGACAAAGGACACTACACAAGGGATTGCAGAAAACTGGCCGAgaaatcactaaaggaaagaaaagACTTTGTACACAAGAAGGAATTGTGCTTCTCTTGTCTGAACGGTAAACATAGATCAAGCATCTGTAACCGCAAGCAGACATGTTCTAACTGCCATAGAATGCACCCGACTATGTTACATGATCCCGACTGGAAGCCCACAGAAAAATCGGACTCACAACGAAATTCCAGCCAACAACCTACTACCAGCAACCAAGGCAAAGAACAAACAAAAACTAAGACATGGAATTCAACTGGAGTCTACGGACAATCTAGCTTCAGTATGATGGTACCAGTATACGTATCCGCTGGAAACAATGAAAAACTAGTGTATGCCCTCCTCGATACATTGTCCGACATCACCTTCATTGACAAGCAAACCGCAATGGAGATTGGAGCAAGTGGCATCCCCGACACTCTAAACCTAGAAACCATGAACGCCATAAGCCGATCAtcctcattgaggtatgaaaaACTGCAAATCAGAGGATACCTAACCGATGAAATCTCAACAATTGACGCAGTTGAACGACCAGAAATAAAGTGCCACTCAGACAAAATACCGACAGATGAGAAGTGCCGCAAGATACCACATTTAAGATCCCTTGCAAGGCATCTCCCACCAAAGCTGGACATCCCGATCGGACTGATGATAGGTAAAGACAGTCCAGAAATCATCACACCACTCCTGACAAAAAGAGGAGAAGCTGGGGAGACATCAGCTTGTAAGACGATGTTTGGATGGACACTATGCGGGGGTAAACTCAAAACCAAACTGGCAACAAGTTTTAAGACGGACGCCACACTCTTTCCCATAGTGGAACAAGACTTTGAAGACCCTGGAGGTAAGCCCCTGTCACAACAAGACATGCAATTTCTTAAAATCCTTGACGAAGGAATTCACCAAGATCCGGACGGGAGCTACGTCATGCCTCTGCCCTTCAAGTCATCATCAACGCCAATACTGCCAAACAACAGGCATCAAGCAGAGCAGAGACTCGGACTGCTCAAAAACAAACTCTTGAAGGACTCAGCATATGAAGCAGACTATCGAAAATTTATGAACACACTATTCGAAAAGGGATTTGCGGAGGAAGTCCCAGTCTCAGAGATGGTAAGAGAAGATG ACAACATAGAAATATCTAAAAGTGCGGCAGAATTCCTCAAAGACAACTTTTACGTGGACGACGGAATATTCAGCGTGGATGACATCAGAACTGCCAAAGACCTGGTGAATTCAGCGAGGGAAATTTGCTCTAAAGGCAACCTTCGCCTACACAAGTATGTCAGTAATGAGCCCGCAGCTCTTGCCGATTTGCCAGAATCCGAGAAAGAGACGGAAGCTATCTCATTCAACAGCATCATGCCGACACAAAGAACACTTGGAGTTAGTTGGTGTCTACAGAGTGACCAGCTCTGCTTCACCAGCAATATCGACGCAAGACCACTCTCAAGACGCGGTATTGTCTCAACCGTAGCCCAGGTATATGATCCGATTGGTCTGGTTTCACCCTTTACCCTAATGGGAAAGAATGTGCTACAAGAT CCAAAGGATTTTGGAACTATCAAACGAGCCGAACTTCATCACTTTGCGGACGCGAGTGAAGATGGTTATGGCGCATGCTCATACATCCGTCTTATCGATACCACAGATCGCATCCACTGCGCACTTGTCCTCTCAAAGGCTAGAGTGGCCCCCCTGAACCGAACGACCATACCTCGTATGGAGCTTCAAGGTGCGGTGCTAGCTACCAAGCTCCAAGGGAAACTGCATGAGAAACTGAGGATGCCAATAGACGGAGTGTTCTTCTGGACAGACAGCATGATCGTACTGGGCTATATCAGAAATGAAACATCAAGATTTTCTCCATTTGTAGCAAACAGAGCAACCCAAATTAGACACAGAACAAAGCCGGCACAATGGAACCACGTCCCTGGAATAGTCAATCCAGCTGATATGGCCTCCAGAGGCGCAACCATACATCAACTGACAAACTCTCACTGGTTTTCAGGCCCAGACTTTCTATGGAAGGAAAATCTTGACGACATCTTGCTCAATCAACCTACGCGCTTCAATGTTCCTGCATCAGATCCAGAACTGAGGAAAACTATTAGGGTAGATATGAACCAGGTTACCCACCCCATCAAAGTCGAAAACTTCTCAAAGTGGGACAATCTAATCAGGGCAACAGCACAACTACGTGCAGTCGCTAAACGAGCCAAGGACAAGCTGAAGCCAATCTGGAAACTTGAAAAAATGTCTAGAGAACATTCTCAAGATGCAGAGGCTCTTCTCATCAGGCTTGATCAACAAAAGTACTTCCATTCAGAAATACTGGACATCCAAGCACACGG GAGGATTGACACCGCCGGACTACGGACCGCCATGTACGAAATCTGCAGCATAATCAATGGGAAACCACTGACCTGTTCAAATCTGAACAATCCCGATGAAGGAATTATAACCCCACATCATCTGATCACCATGAAGCCTGTGTCAGTACCTACACATCAGGAGATAGGTGAAGTGCCAGACGGCGAGGTATACGgaaaaaacatgtttgaaaAGACGCAACGTTTCGCCGATGAGTTCTGGCGCCACTGGCAGGACTACCTGACAAAGGTAGAGACCCGACAAAAATGGAGAAATCCATGCCAAAACCTTAAGGTGGGAGACGTTGTCGCAGTTGTTGATGAAAACACTTGGCGTAGTCAGTGGAAGGTGGGAGCCGTCGACTCCGTGAATACAGGTAGAGATGGGTTGGTCAGATCCGCTACTGTCAGAATCTCAAACCCAGAACAGATAACGCGTTCCGGCAAGCGGAAAGGAGAACCTAACATGCTTTACAGACCCATACAGAAACTACTGCTATTGGTTAGCATAAACTCCAAGTACTAA